One window from the genome of Salvia miltiorrhiza cultivar Shanhuang (shh) chromosome 7, IMPLAD_Smil_shh, whole genome shotgun sequence encodes:
- the LOC130996056 gene encoding uncharacterized protein LOC130996056: MLNGYLKTLKSQLQNPKIYSHGSVTHYPTCQNRSIYNPAIQFVLNEVQEFQSSKTQRSHPVQKEGEEVSSPQKQQQQAVLPSTQISHPWREWVDLMEKLLKNGYFDEIGNPFANKGEVGGKEANLIRTACLNFARDQYQLIRYLSRKDIIVIAGSGCPSTDRKVVNSGKRLRAHVGINEGNVCSSCILRGDCDRAYVKAREDEGGRTVDVMRFLLTYGLDPVIGSVENKPSLNKNVKESVRTLLKEIVYVKVDEHDHETPNTTTQDRIPSTQKSGGNQEQSQTDVPLKQGDWICPKCNFLNFARNVKCLRCNDLFQERLKKLSEEQGDLPLKKGDWKCDKCYFLNFARNTRCLQCKENPPKRQLNPGEWECDSCNYINFKRNMVCLKCDHKRPIASQPVNNSLRNSQTQPWHEQERSSRYKGDDSIIFVKSENEDQIGSRSWNQAPGFKDFPVAGGKSELSRDVQKHDSWKREMAAKSRIVIHEREDSGRHKSYIFRGRREYPASGDDDDMAEWFGKGLSS, encoded by the exons ATGCTAAATGGCTACCTCAAAACCCTAAAGTCCCAATTGCAGAACCCTAAAATTTATTCGCATGGTTCTGTTACTCACTACCCCACTTGCCAAAACCGTTCAATTTATAATCCCGCAATTCAATTtgtcctgaatgaagttcaggAATTCCAATCCTCAAAAACCCAGCGCAGCCATCCTGTTCAGAAGGAAGGAGAAGAAGTGTCTTCGCCGCAGAAGCAGCAACAGCAAGCAGTTCTTCCAAGCACCCAGATTTCACACCCATGGCGCGAATGGGTGGACTTGATGGAGAAGCTGTTGAAAAATGGGTATTTTGACGAAATTGGAAACCCTTTTGCGAATAAAGGTGAAGTGGGCGGTAAAGAGGCGAATTTGATAAGAACTGCTTGTTTGAATTTCGCTCGCGATCAGTATCAACTTATACG ATACTTGTCACGAAAAGACATTATTGTAATTGCCGGGTCTGGATGTCCAAGCACAGATAGGAAAGTTGTGAACTCGGGAAAGCGTCTAAGGGCTCATGTAGGGATAAATGAAGGAAAT GTTTGCAGCTCTTGTATTCTAAGAGGAGATTGTGACAGAGCGTATGTAAAGGCACGTGAGGATGAAGGAGGTAGAACTGTGGATGTTATGCGCTTTTTGTTGACATACGGTCTTGATCCCGTGATTGGTTCTGTGGAAAATAAGCCATCTTTAAACAAAAATGTTAAAGAATCTGTCAGAACATTGTTAAAAGAAATTGTGTACGTCAAGGTTGATGAGCATGATCACGAAACACCAAACACCACTACTCAAGATCGGATCCCGTCTACTCAAAAAAGCGGTGGCAACCAAGAACAGAGTCAGACTGATGTTCCACTGAAGCAAGGTGATTGGATTTGCCCCAA ATGCAATTTCCTTAATTTTGCACGGAATGTCAAGTGCTTGAGGTGTAATGACCTATTCCAGGAAaggttaaaaaaattatcagaAGAACAGGGGGATCTTCCTTTGAAGAAAGGCGACTGGAAATGTGACAA GTGCTACTTTCTCAACTTTGCTAGAAATACGAGGTGTTTGCAGTGCAAGGAGAATCCTCCAAAGCGGCAATTGAATCCTGGCGAGTGGGAGTGTGACTC GTGCAATTATATCAACTTTAAAAGAAATATGGTATGTCTGAAATGTGACCATAAGAGACCAATTGCGTCTCAACCCGTAAACAATAGTTTAAGGAATAGTCAGACACAACCTTGGCACGAGCAAGAGAGGTCGAGTAGGTATAAAGGTGATGATTCCATCATATTCGTAAAAAGTGAAAATGAAGATCAAATTGGGTCAAGATCATGGAATCAAGCACCTGGTTTCAAGGACTTTCCCGTTGCTGGAGGTAAGAGTGAGTTGTCCCGTGACGTGCAAAAGCACGACTCATGGAAAAGGGAAATGGCCGCCAAGAGCAGAATTGTGATTCATGAAAGGGAAGATTCAGGCAGACACAAGTCGTACATCTTTCGAGGAAGAAGGGAATATCCTGCATCTGGCGATGATGATGACATGGCTGAATGGTTTGGTAAGGGGCTAAGCTCATGA